The following proteins are encoded in a genomic region of Drosophila willistoni isolate 14030-0811.24 chromosome 3R, UCI_dwil_1.1, whole genome shotgun sequence:
- the LOC6651423 gene encoding protein twist isoform X2, with product MSRNQLPDSSSSPPISHLPFHNFDDDLINDLPSCIYAGQHQNSGVTAGNGNGNNGLRLNSNNLRHIQQHYLQHGGENLLDSSTNSLAMHNSNNATPMMCNSPSASSSGGGNPGGAGGGGAGGVVSGGVSGTAASTSGAAANAGYGTAASSYKIQRQQASVRERKRIQSSINSAFDELRVHVPTFPYEKRLSKIDTLRLAIAYISLLREVLQTDYDPLTYVEKCLRGEIKADRANWNTSDLTARLSWINWENLGVHPGRRTLLTSLALSSEPMCGAHCGMP from the exons ATGTCCCGCAATCAATTACCAGATTCATCCTCCTCTCCACCTATTAG CCACTTGCCGTTCCACAATTTTGACGACGATCTCATAAATGATTTACCCTCTTGCATCTATGCGGGTCAACATCAGAACTCTGGGGTAACTGCTGgaaatggcaatggcaataaTGGATTGCGCCTCAACTCGAATAATTTGCGACACATTCAACAGCACTATTTGCAACATGGTGGAG AAAATCTACTCGACTCTTCAACCAATTCGTTGGCAATGCACAATTCGAATAATGCCACGCCCATGATGTGCAATAGTCCCAGTGCCAGCAGCAGCGGAGGAGGCAATCCCGGTGGAGCAGGCGGAGGAGGGGCAGGTGGCGTAGTTAGTGGCGGAGTATCTGGTACAGCAGCAAGCACATCCGGAGCAGCTGCAAATGCTGGTTATGGCACAGCTGCATCCAGCTATAAGATTCAACGACAACAGGCCAGTGTCAGGGAAAGGAAACGCATCCAGAG TAGCATAAATTCCGCCTTCGATGAGTTACGTGTCCATGTACCAACATTTCCATACGAGAAACGTCTAAGCAAAATTGATACTCTACGATTGGCCATTGCCTATATATCCTTGCTGAGAGAGGTCTTACAAACAGATTACGATCCGCTCACATATGTGGAAAAGTGTTTGCGTGGTGAAATCAAAGCAGATCGAGCCAATTGGAATACAAGTG ATTTAACAGCTCGTCTATCATGGATAAATTGGGAGAATCTGGGTGTTCATCCGGGACGGCGAACATTGCTTACTTCATTGGCTTTGTCATCGGAACCCATGTGCGGAGCACACTGCGGCATGCCCTAA
- the LOC6651423 gene encoding protein twist isoform X1 — protein MSRNQLPDSSSSPPISHLPFHNFDDDLINDLPSCIYAGQHQNSGVTAGNGNGNNGLRLNSNNLRHIQQHYLQHGGENLLDSSTNSLAMHNSNNATPMMCNSPSASSSGGGNPGGAGGGGAGGVVSGGVSGTAASTSGAAANAGYGTAASSYKIQRQQASVRERKRIQRSAPTGSINSAFDELRVHVPTFPYEKRLSKIDTLRLAIAYISLLREVLQTDYDPLTYVEKCLRGEIKADRANWNTSDLTARLSWINWENLGVHPGRRTLLTSLALSSEPMCGAHCGMP, from the exons ATGTCCCGCAATCAATTACCAGATTCATCCTCCTCTCCACCTATTAG CCACTTGCCGTTCCACAATTTTGACGACGATCTCATAAATGATTTACCCTCTTGCATCTATGCGGGTCAACATCAGAACTCTGGGGTAACTGCTGgaaatggcaatggcaataaTGGATTGCGCCTCAACTCGAATAATTTGCGACACATTCAACAGCACTATTTGCAACATGGTGGAG AAAATCTACTCGACTCTTCAACCAATTCGTTGGCAATGCACAATTCGAATAATGCCACGCCCATGATGTGCAATAGTCCCAGTGCCAGCAGCAGCGGAGGAGGCAATCCCGGTGGAGCAGGCGGAGGAGGGGCAGGTGGCGTAGTTAGTGGCGGAGTATCTGGTACAGCAGCAAGCACATCCGGAGCAGCTGCAAATGCTGGTTATGGCACAGCTGCATCCAGCTATAAGATTCAACGACAACAGGCCAGTGTCAGGGAAAGGAAACGCATCCAGAGGTCCGCACCAACTGG TAGCATAAATTCCGCCTTCGATGAGTTACGTGTCCATGTACCAACATTTCCATACGAGAAACGTCTAAGCAAAATTGATACTCTACGATTGGCCATTGCCTATATATCCTTGCTGAGAGAGGTCTTACAAACAGATTACGATCCGCTCACATATGTGGAAAAGTGTTTGCGTGGTGAAATCAAAGCAGATCGAGCCAATTGGAATACAAGTG ATTTAACAGCTCGTCTATCATGGATAAATTGGGAGAATCTGGGTGTTCATCCGGGACGGCGAACATTGCTTACTTCATTGGCTTTGTCATCGGAACCCATGTGCGGAGCACACTGCGGCATGCCCTAA
- the LOC6651424 gene encoding growth hormone-regulated TBC protein 1, whose translation MDATASSKFSDVDEYGFKRGDNFDYKAYSKFMDGYLKTLTRRRMKWEAILQQKDFDLSNIDAKLKRYIRKGIPGPYRPDVWMKISGAAAAQQLNPNLYKSLLELEQFNKEISDSISIDLPRTFPDNIYFDTKKDSLYNILIAYAHHNRDVGYCQGLNYIAGLLLIVTNDEEKSFWLLKHIVENIVPQYHSHNMANLLRDLAVFKELVIRRVPAVNRVVENMGLPYAVIATKWFICIFAEVLPVETVLRIWDCVFAEGYKIVFRAALAMFVTHKNAILECTDIAALANLFRDVMIQDSIVTDCHGFINAMFALRLKRSELESLRKLAALNKTTT comes from the exons ATGGATGCGACCGCAAGTTCAAAGTTTAG TGATGTCGACGAGTATGGCTTCAAGCGGGGAGATAATTTCGATTATAAGGCTTATTCGAAATTTATGGATGGTTACTTGAAGACATTGACGCGTCGTCGCATGAAATGGGAGGCTATATTACAACAAAAGGATTTTGATCTCAGTAATATTGATGCTAAGTTAAAGCGTTATATACGCAAGGGTATACCTGGACCCTACCGTCCCGATGTATGGATGAAAATATCcggagctgctgctgcacagCAGCTAAatccaaatttatataaaagtttaTTAGAGTTGGAGCAATTTAATAAGGAAATAAGCGATTCCATATCAATCGATCTACCTCGTACTTTTCCCGACAATATCTATTTCGATACGAAAAAGGACAGTCTATATAATATACTAATTGCCTATGCGCATCATAATCGTGACGTGGGCTACTGTCAGGGTCTCAATTATATAGCCGGTTTACTATTAATTGTCACTAACGATGAGGAGAAATCGTTTTGGCTGCTCAAGCATATTGTTGAGAACATTGTGCCCCAATATCATTCACATAATATGGCCAATCTGTTGAGAGATTTGGCGGTCTTTAAGGAGCTGGTCATAAGGCGAGTTCCCGCTGTCAATCGGGTTGTGGAGAATATGG GTCTACCATATGCGGTAATTGCAACTAAATGGTTTATTTGCATTTTCGCCGAAGTTCTGCCCGTTGAGACGGTGCTAAGGATATGGGATTGCGTTTTCGCCGAGGGTTATAAAATTGTATTTCGTGCCGCTCTGGCCATGTTTGTAACTCACAAGAATGCCATTCTGGAGTGCACTGATATTGCCGCATTGGCCAACCTTTTTCGTGATGTCATGATCCAGGATAGCATCGTTACCGATTGTCATGGCTTTATTAATGCCATGTTCGCATTGCGTTTGAAACGCAGCGAGCTCGAAAGTTTACGTAAACTTGCCGCACTAAACAAAACCACCACCTAA
- the LOC6651425 gene encoding MICOS complex subunit MIC27: protein MLRTTSLGLVAAVGVAVKSQEKPAPQVQTQNPLLCRPSDLPIYGSLRESSPKSERRTLRDSALHQNLEGGVRYVRQELQTGYKAVADQASVVGDYVDTAKAHTQRTIDILNEPQNSLHRSGAIVVGGLAGFIFAARGGFIKKVVYTGIGAGAVASLCYPRQAEENARVVLYEGRKIFAVAYNFIKGVKPGEEVPMETINKFPTSVEDLKYLALDLVDEAKAVLFPKKN from the exons ATGCTGCGTACAACGTCTTTGGGATTGGTGGCAGCCGTTGGCGTGGCTGTGAAATCCCAGGAGAAACCAGCTCCACAAGTACAAACACAAAATCCACTCCTCTGCCGGCCCAGTGATTTGCCCATCTATGGATCCTTGCGTGAATCTAG TCCCAAGTCAGAGCGACGCACCCTCAGGGATTCAGCCCTGCATCAGAATCTTGAGGGCGGAGTGCGATATGTACGACAGGAATTGCAAACTGGTTACAAAGCTGTTGCCGATCAGGCCAGTGTCGTTGGTGATTATGTGGATACTGCCAAGGCACACACACAGCGAACGATTGACATTCTAAACGAGCCACAGAATTCGCTGCATCGAAGTGGAGCTATTGTTGTGGGCGGTTTGGCGGGTTTCATCTTTGCTGCTCGTGGTGGATTCATTAAGAAGGTAGTCTACACAGGCATTGGCGCTGGAGCCGTTGCCTCGCTCTGCTATCCTCGGCAGGCGGAGGAGAATGCCCGTGTTGTTCTTTACGAGGGTCGCAAGATATTCGCTGTCGCCTACAATTTCATTAAGGGCGTCAAGCCCGGCGAGGAAGTGCCCATGGAGACCATCAATAAATTTCCTACCTCAGTggaagatttaaaatatttggccCTGGACCTGGTCGATGAGGCCAAAGCTGTGCTATTCCCTAAAAAGAATTAG
- the LOC6651426 gene encoding serine proteinase stubble: protein MKQATLIRHRPRFSRRTAAHPVPVLAKMWLQRHWLVNKKAITTNTTATLTTTATTTTTRARRTTTARRFCCPYQIVEVLVALILVNCLAPMTLALITPPSETEDSSIYESIYTDQQQQQQEHYQDDQSLVNFYRSPHRLDGYYTPVSNAANLADLQRQQLLQRSQNFKFHPKPCSFGRVEGTCMFVWECIKSEGQHIGMCVDSFMFGSCCAHNYTDNIVLPQTAFSYTRPTKPLTLRPRPPHQPHKPMISGMTTIERPHGAGTLVIRPSGPHHQGTLSRPHPPPHTKPTSAPDLQTAASQGGSSISNSIWHTSTQQQQQQQHQNHWHMTTEPSFITKPRPTAWTKPGIVNLPMPGRPSKPAKPTKKPIVYERPPPTTAKPTISTTTTTPPPTTTTRRTTTSMTLSGQTNPTRPQLSPGTSLATSSSPSTMVSTTTKATTTTTTTTKATTTTTGKPTKPYQRPTTSSTTTTTSSKTPTTSRPSHPSSSIINSSSSSQKPSQPTRRPILATSGHIETNEITDSSTHDHDDVDSAMGNVKTISAARSECGVPMLARPETRIVGGKSAAFGRWPWQVSVRRTSFFGFSSTHRCGGALINENWIATAGHCVDDLLITQIRIRVGEYDFSHVQEQLPYIERGVAKKVVHPKYNFFTYEYDLALVKLEQPLEFAPHVSPICLPETESLLIGMNATVTGWGRLSEGGTLPSVLQEVSVPIVSNDNCKSMFLRAGRQEFIPDIFLCAGYETGGQDSCQGDSGGPLQAKSQDGRFFLAGIISWGIGCAEANLPGVCTRISKFVPWILEHVR from the exons ATGAAGCAAGCAACTTTAATCAGACACAGACCCAG ATTTTCCAGAAGAACTGCAGCACATCCAGTTCCAGTTCTAGCGAAAATGTGGCTCCAACGGCATTGGCTAGTCAATAAaaaagcaataacaacaaacacaacagcaacattaacaacaacagcaacaactacaacaacgaGAGCAAGAAGAACAACCACAGCAAGGAGATTTTGCTGTCCATACCAAATAGTAGAAGTATTAGTAGCCTTAATCTTAGTCAATTGCCTGGCCCCGATGACATTGGCGCTGATTACGCCCCCATCTGAAACAGAGGATAGTAGCATATACGAGTCAATATATACagatcagcagcagcagcagcaggagcattATCAGGATGATCAATCGCTGGTTAACTTCTATCGAAGTCCACATCGATTAGATGGCTACTATACACCTGTGTCCAATGCCGCCAATTTGGCTGATCTACAACGACAACAGCTACTCCAGCGGAGTCAGAATTTTAAATTCCATCCGAAGCCATGCTCCTTCGGCCGTGTCGAAGGCACCTGCATGTTCGTGTGGGAGTGCATCAAGTCAGAGGGCCAACATATTGGCATGTGTGTGGATTCCTTTATGTTCGGTTCGTGCTGTGCTCACAATTACACGGACAACATTGTGTTACCCCAGACAGCCTTCTCCTATACAAGGCCCACAAAGCCGCTGACCTTAAGGCCGAGGCCACCGCATCAACCGCACAAGCCAATGATTAG CGGCATGACCACAATCGAGCGACCTCATGGTGCTGGAACTTTGGTAATTCGTCCTTCGGGTCCGCATCATCAGGGCACATTGTCCAGGCCGCATCCGCCACCGCATACCAAGCCAACATCGGCCCCGGATCTGCAGACAGCGGCCAGCCAGGGTGGTTCATCTATATCCA atagTATTTGGCATACATCaacgcaacagcagcagcaacaacaacatcaaaatcaCTGGCACATGACCACCGAGCCGAGCTTTATTACAAAACCTCGACCCACCGCCTGGACCAAGCCTGGTATCGTCAATTTGCCAATGCCGGGTCGTCCCTCCAAGCCGGCAAAGCCCACAAAGAAGCCGATTGTCTATGAGCGTCCACCGCCAACTACAGCAAAACCAACAATatccacaacaacaacaacaccaccaccaacaacaacaacaaggagaACAACCACATCGATGACTCTTTCAGGGCAGACAAACCCCACCAGGCCGCAG CTGTCGCCGGGCACATCATTAGCAACATCCTCGTCTCCGTCTACGATGGTTTCGACCACAACGaaagcgacaacaacaacaacaacaacgacaaaagcgaccacaacaacaacgggTAAACCAACAAAGCCCTATCAGAGGCCCACCACAagctcaacaacaacaacaacatcaagcAAGACACCCACCACGTCCAGGCCAAGTCATCCCAGCAGCAGtatcatcaacagcagcagcagcagccagaaACCTAGCCAACCTACGCGTCGTCCCATCCTGGCCACATCGGGCCACATAGAAACCAATGAGATAACGGACTCATCTACACACGACCACGATGACGTCGATTCAGCAATGGGCAATGTAAAGACCATTTCGGCGGCACGTAGCG aaTGCGGTGTGCCAATGCTGGCGCGTCCAGAGACCCGCATTGTGGGCGGCAAAAGTGCTGCCTTCGGTCGCTGGCCATGGCAGGTGTCGGTGCGTCGCACCTCGTTCTTTGGCTTCTCCAGCACCCATCGTTGCGGTGGCGCTTTGATCAACGAGAATTGGATAGCCACAGCTGGGCACTGTGTGGACGA TCTGCTCATCACACAGATACGCATCCGTGTGGGCGAATATGATTTTAGCCATGTACAGGAGCAGTTGCCTTATATTGAACGTGGCGTGGCCAAAAAGGTGGTGCATCCGAAATACAATTTCTTTACATATGAATATGATTTGGCATTGGTTAAATTGGAGCAACCATTGGAATTTGCTCCGCATGTCAGTCCCATTTGTTTGCCAGAGACCGAAAGCCTCTTGATTGGAATGAATGCCACTGTTACGGGTTGGGGTCGTCTAAGTGAGGGGGGGACATTGCCTTCAGTTTTGCAGGAG gTGTCAGTGCCCATTGTAAGCAATGACAATTGTAAATCGATGTTCCTGCGCGCAGGTCGCCAGGAATTTATACCAGATATCTTTCTATGTGCAGGCTATGAGACAGGCGGCCAGGATTCTTGTCAAGGCGATTCAGGTGGACCACTACAA GCCAAATCCCAGGATGGTCGCTTCTTTCTTGCTGGCATCATTTCTTGGGGCATTGGCTGTGCCGAGGCTAATCTTCCAGGTGTTTGTACACGTATATCCAAATTTGTACCCTGGATATTGGAGCATGTCAGATGA